Sequence from the Salinicoccus sp. Bachu38 genome:
GGATGAAGCCGCTCATATACCCGTCTGTGATTTTCCGTGAACCAAAGCGGCTGTAGATCAATCCCTGATCATACAGGTAGTTCAGGGTGAAGCGTTCCTTATGGTAGTCATAGATGAACATCCATTTGTCCCTGAAGTAGAATAGGAGTACTCCCGTAATCACTATGAAAATCGTTGCCCATAGCGCCGGGTTGGCGAACCCATGCCACATGTACAGATGGGTGCCGAGCGGTGTGTCGGACGCCATGATGCTCATTGCAGCCGGGTCGATGATCGTCCCTGACAGTATGTTAGGGAAGAAGCCGAATACAAGGACCAGTACAGTCAGTATCGCCGGGGAGATGAGCATCAGTACAGGCGCTTCGTGCGGCTCTTTCGGCGTATCATATGTCCGTTTGCCGAAGAAGATGCCGTAGACGATCAGTATGGAATAGACGAACGTGAATATGCTTCCCAGAATTGCGAGCAGCGGGAAGATGAGCGAAACATCCGCCAGTGCCCCGAAGTTTGCTTCACGGACATCAATCATGGCTTCCAGGAACAGCTCCTTCGACAGGAAACCGTTGAATGGCGGCAGTCCCGCCATGGACAGCGCAGTGATCAGTGTCAGAGTGAAGGAGATCGGCATGACCGTCAGAAGACCGCCGAGCTTCTTCAGGCTTCTTGTTCCTGCTTCATGATCCACGATGCCCGTGACCATGAAGAGTGCGCCCTTGAAGGTTGCATGGTTGATCAGATGGAATACGGCCGCAACGACGGCAATCGAGAAATATTCCTCGTTTGCGCCGGTCACCACACTCAATGCCCCAAGGCCGAGCAGTGACATGATCAGCCCGAGCTGGGATACCGTCGAGAAGGCGAGGACCGCCTTCAGGTCATCCTTGCGTATTGCATTGAAGGATGCCCAGGTCATTGTGATCAGCCCGCCGAGCAGTATGATCCACACCCACAGTTCCGAGAAGGCGAACAGGGGTGTCAGTCTTGCCACAAGATAGATGCCCGCCTTGACCATGGTTGCCGAGTGCAGATAGGCGCTTACCGGCGTAGGCGCTTCCATCGCATCCGGCAGCCAGATGTAGAACGGGAACTGTGCGGATTTGGTGAAGGCACCAAAGAGAATGAGTACGACAGCCAGGGGCGCCAGCGGACTTTCCTGGATGGCTGAAACCTGGCTGATCATTTCCCTGATGCTGAAGGTGCCCGTCATTATATAGAGCAGTATGAATCCGCCGAGCATCAGGAATCCGCCACCCATGGTGATCAGCATGGATTTCTGTGCACCATACAATGACCGTTCCTTCATGAACCAGAAGGCGATGAGCAGGAAGCTGGAAATGGACGTCAGCTCCCAGAAAAGATAGAGCATGAGGACGTTATCGTTCAGTACCACACCAAGCATGGCGCTCATGAACATGAGAAGATAGACATAGAAACTTCCAAGGTCTTCCTTGTGTGACAGGTAACCAATGGAGTAAAGGACGACAAGTGCTCCGATACCGGAAATAAGTATGGCAAATAAAAGCCCAAGACCATCTATGTACACATCGAAATTCATGCCGATTCTAGGCATTATCGCCAATGATTCATAAATCAACTGGTTATTGCTCACCCTGGGCACGAGCGTGAGCAGGTAGATTACAATAATGAGTGGGACCGGCAGAACAAACCAGCCCAGATGAAGGCGTTTATAATACCTGTAGATGACGCCGATTGCTATGGCGGCGATCAGAGGTAGTAAAATCGCTAAATGTATCAGTGCCAAAGTGTATCCTCCTTTATTTGCACAATATATATAGCAATTATACAGTAACCAATAGGGTAAATAAACGTATAGGGTTTGAAAAAAGTGAAAATATCTGTATAGTATAAATAGGAAAAAAGCAGTTTTATGTCACATATTTTTCACATTTTACGCACTGAATCTGCAATAAATGAAATCAGGAGGCATAACATGACTTACCCACAGTTAACTAAAGAAGTAGGTAGCA
This genomic interval carries:
- a CDS encoding Na+/H+ antiporter subunit A, which encodes MALIHLAILLPLIAAIAIGVIYRYYKRLHLGWFVLPVPLIIVIYLLTLVPRVSNNQLIYESLAIMPRIGMNFDVYIDGLGLLFAILISGIGALVVLYSIGYLSHKEDLGSFYVYLLMFMSAMLGVVLNDNVLMLYLFWELTSISSFLLIAFWFMKERSLYGAQKSMLITMGGGFLMLGGFILLYIMTGTFSIREMISQVSAIQESPLAPLAVVLILFGAFTKSAQFPFYIWLPDAMEAPTPVSAYLHSATMVKAGIYLVARLTPLFAFSELWVWIILLGGLITMTWASFNAIRKDDLKAVLAFSTVSQLGLIMSLLGLGALSVVTGANEEYFSIAVVAAVFHLINHATFKGALFMVTGIVDHEAGTRSLKKLGGLLTVMPISFTLTLITALSMAGLPPFNGFLSKELFLEAMIDVREANFGALADVSLIFPLLAILGSIFTFVYSILIVYGIFFGKRTYDTPKEPHEAPVLMLISPAILTVLVLVFGFFPNILSGTIIDPAAMSIMASDTPLGTHLYMWHGFANPALWATIFIVITGVLLFYFRDKWMFIYDYHKERFTLNYLYDQGLIYSRFGSRKITDGYMSGFIRSYLVYIFLFFIVMGILTLLNTGIRISFDDMAPVRIHEMAVVLIILVSIGVILATKSRMVSIIMLGAIGFSMSLFFVFFRAADLALTQLAIETVTTALFLVCFYHLPKKSRHQERMRFKLTNFLVSLGVALIVIIIGLTAYSNRLFDRISEFHIENVYELAAGGNMVNVILVDFRGFDTLFETLVFGIAGIGIYSLMKLRLNRKDENSEEHAEESRI